Genomic segment of Malania oleifera isolate guangnan ecotype guangnan chromosome 7, ASM2987363v1, whole genome shotgun sequence:
AATTTATAACCCAATATTTTGATTCATGGAATGAAGTTGATTGACTgtgaaatgaaatataaattgaTATACTTTAGCAGCTGTCTGCTTAAGTATatgtaattaaataaataaaacttaatGTTTGCATAATTATCTAGTTTGGAAATATttcttatcaattttttttttattaaggaaTTTTTTTTGTCTTATTTTCTTTGTAATGCTTAGTATGTGAGATGGACAATttgtcaataaaaaaaatttaaattttatattaacatattattatgatatttgaaTGTTCACTATTTTAATCCTATTTTTGGAGaggcttttattttatttattataatttatttaaaaaagaaaaaagaaaaaagggaaaaggTAAAGTGATGATTAGGCGAAGATGTGTAACCTTAACGCAGGCGGGGTAAGGTAATAAATACAAGGTGGCAGATGGTGCTACGTGTCGGCAGATGAGTGTAGGATAGGCGGAGCCCGAGGTATCAACGCGACTACGCCTGATATGACCCGGTGTTGGACATTCTTGACGCCGGCTGGACCCATGGATCCCGATCCCGGATCTGGATAGTATACCTTGAATACGACGTAGtttcaatatttttaaagaaaataaatctaaaaaaGTGAAAGGCCAGTTCTAATGTCAAATCTCTCTCTTCAATGTAAgataaaatagtaaaattttTAGGTGTAAtaaatgtaattttttatttactGGCAGGCCAGTTCTAAAAAATTTCTTGTTAGgatgagaattttttttatgaattcataTTGTGCAATGGATCAACCTTATGGACAAGAAAATTTGCGTACGTATATAACTTTTTCTCAATTCGATTTAAATGGAATTAattattatgaatttttttttgaatgttACAAAATCGAAGAGGGAAAATTCAACACTATAAAAATTCATAGTTAATTGAACATTAGtcctcatttttaaaaaaaaaaaaaaagttaaatccAGTAACATTTTTTGAgctttttaaatatgaaaattcatTTTCTATTGGTTGGTTGAATTGTGGTTCATTTTTCAAGTTGATTGAGTACTacatttaataaattatataGCAAGTTAAATAAAATcaggaaaaattaaaaaattacctcGAACAAAGGTCAAcaaatttatatttgaattttttttattgatttagcATTTATATTTTAGACACTGAAAAACTAACATTcaattttatagttttaatttatgaagtataaattttaaattttaaatttatattttttttagctCTATATTTGATAGGTTAGTTGAATTTAACAATTTTGAACTAAGTTTTACTTGTTTTATGATGTGcttaatcatttaatttttttatgaaaattacatttAACAAACATTTTTTagcattataattattaaatattttttcgtGACTTATTAGTCATTTTTatcttaaatatatttttaaaataaatttgaaataataataattttttttgttatgctactattaattaattaatctaaaGTGATTGAACAAGCTGAAGAGGTCAATTCAAGAATTGGTTAGATCTTTGTTTTGCTTAGCCACTTGtcaaaaaattatattgattacttttttcaatttaatttattaaattgatttcaattataaatattatttttattaatatttatcttaaatatatttttaaataaattttaaaaaataataaaatatatatatttatattatactTACATCAATTTATTGATTCAAAGTGATTGGAGCAACTGGACCGACGAATTCAAGGATTGGTTAGATCTTCAATTCACTTAGGTGGCTTTCAAGATATTATATTgaccaattttctaaatttaattttattaaattgaattgattttaaaatattatttgactatgagtaaatttatttttcacatatatttaacGGTTGACAAGCAGTCAAAGGTTTATTTTGTCATTAAAACTAAATTTTGAgagggtttttagtttttttttttttttttttaaataatgaatACAGTgtcatattttaaaaactcaaatgGTGTTACTGTAATTCACCTAAAAAAAGAAGATTCGGTAAACTTATGTTTTTCTAATTAGACAATTAATACTTCAAATCTTGAAAaggattatgatttttttaattaaaataaactttaGTATTTAAGTGAAGAAAATAGAGAGACAAACTTATTATTccaataaaattaattaaatgttcaaAAGGTCTTGACATCATAGTATCAAAatagaaagaaaacaaaatatgGGCATTGAAGAAAATCCGTTTGATGAAttgaacttttaaaaaaaaaagataaagcgGGGACCAATTAGATGTGGATCTCAGTCCTCCACTTGGTTCATGTTTTCTTAGTTCAATAAGTACAACATATAAAATCTAttgcaaatttttattttttctatttaagGCACAACAAATCTCAAGTGAAGATTAACCTTAATTGCTTTGTCCTAATCATATTAAATCTCTTATAAGTAATGACTAGTCAAGATTACATTTTGAAGACATTTTCTTTTTCGTCATTTATTAGAGAAATTATACGGGGGACTTTCCCCTCCACATGTCCGTATGCCTATTTTCTTAATATTAGGCATGTGGCAAATTGATCCTACCTTAATTAAGGAAACATGCATATGAACACGTGGAGAGGGAAGTTCCCATATAATTTTTCCATTTATTGACTAATTTATGTCAAAATATGCACTTGAGAGTTGACATTTACTTTTTTTGTTTATCCTCTTATTAAGTTTAGGATTGTACTTGTGTGGAAATAAAATAACTTCTTTTTCAAGAGATTGATTAGAACTTTGAAAATATAATGAAGGAAAGAAAAAGTATGGAGGAAACTATTTTTTCTTACTCAATATTCTAAAAAAtgagtaaaaaaataaaatatatagtaaataattatttttaaaattttatactaattttattttctaataataaaatCAACTATCTCCCCTTCTTTCTATGATTATCTTATAAAtcatctctctccccctttttctATGATTTTGTTAGAATTATTTGGGATTAATGTACATTACATAATTTAATTTTATCATTAACGCAAATAATCCTTAAAAAATACATTGAACAAAACATGACCCATAGTAAGTTATACTCTTATAATTGGAGTTAGATGGCTTGACTATTGAGTCCATGACTCCATCTCAACTCCAGTTTGAATCAAAGATTATTTAGAAATGCGCTCATACTTGTCATATATTTCATGTTACATATAGACAACATGGATGGACAAATTGATCGCTATATAATTTCTTGATTTTGAATGTTTTATCATGTTACATTTTCTAAAATGAAGAAATTATATAGGGGACATGTCCTTTCATAGTGTTCATATGCCTAGTTTCTAGATGTTAAACATGTGACAATAGATCCAACATTTATTAATATCAAAGAGTATAAAAACCAAGATCCATTTGCCACATACTTGTGGTCCGATTAGGCCTTTTCATCAATGAAAAGACTTTAAAACAGTGGGTACGCGAATGGACAAGTCTCTTATGTAATTTCTTCATCAATGAGCATTTCTTATGTGCTCAAGAGATTCTGAAGATCATACTCGTTCCAACCTACAGTCTGCTCTTCCTCCACACTAGCAGCAGTATTGCTCCATCCCTTGCCCTGTGGTGCAATGGTATTGTCATCAACCCAGAGGCTTGCACCAATCTCCTCTGCAAACCCAGTTGTTAAAGAACAATCCAGCTCTGGTACAGCGGAAGCTTCATCAGCTTCTTGAGGAAACAACAGGGTTTCCCAACACTCTGTCTGATTATTCAGTTCTGGCACTGGGGAAGCTGGAAGGAGTTTCATGTTAATGCAGTGGTCTTTCATTAATGGAGGAATTGGGTCATCTGCAACTCTGGGTCTCAACTTTGACAAGTCCTTCGTGAAGCTCCATGGGCGAGGCTTTATAACATTAATGGCTTCTGTAGTTTGCTGGGCTGCGGCTTCCACCTTTGCTTGTTGACATGGAAGTGATGGAACCCTCTTATTGTGAAGGCGAGTGTTCCAGTAGTTTTTTACATCGTTTGCTGTTCTTCCAGGCAACCTTTGAGCAATTAAGGACCATCTAATGAATTAAACACACAACAAATTTGGATCCATTAATTACCACGATAGGCTCCATTTCAAACTCGAAAGATATgatgaaaaggaaagaaaaatataaggaaattgatattttcatgttatcaaggaaagtaaaaaaggaaatgaaaaatttatcaaattcatagacaaaatttaattttactcATTATTTAtgtttacttttttttaaaaaatttttaatcatataaaaataaaaactttcaaTTTTAATAGAATCTAATGTAGAAGacaaaataatgaaaaatgacttttctctttattttccttttcttttcttttctcgaATAAAATCCTTGATCCGGATGAACCGTTATGGTCAATTTAAAACTTTCATGACAAAGGTTTCATGTTTAAACCTTGGGAACATATAGATGATTAAAGGATATtatataaatgaaaatacaaTACTTATCTTCTAAATATCACACTTTATTTATCCATTACTTTGTGGATATTATACTATGGATACGATATAGCTATATAAAGTTGAATGTACATAAAAGTGCAATGTTTGGTAAGTAAGCATAGAAATACTCATATGTATAGGAAGGGAAATATGTTACCTTCTATTCAATTATGTAGCTCAGCTCAACACGGGCCTTCCTACTAGACCAAAGAAATAGCACTCACGTCTTATAAGTAAAATAGTTAATACTTTTTTCCCCCTTATTTGGGCATAGTAACGGAATATATGTCCAATGGGCATAAGCTATACCCGGTCACCCTTATTTGTATGTCACCCTAGCTAGTTTTTTTATAAAAGATAATTTCATTAAAGAGAAAATTCAAGCAAGTagcttgaaatttttgaataagACAAGAAATACAAAGGTTGGAGGCGCAAGTAAAATTTCCCTCCCAAATTCAAGAAAATGCATAAAAACTCTTCCTAGTCTAAGGATGACATAGGTGTATTGGATCTAGTCCAATGAAATAGATTTGAAAAATGCAAGATATACAGAATACAATAGCTTGTTGAAGATTAAAACTAAACTTGATGGTGGCAGCAAAATTTGACGGAGGTAGCTCCACCAATCCCAGCCCACTGTTGTTGAATTACAGTGGAGAGTAGGCAACCTACCTTCACCAACTAGCCTACTTGTTTGAATTTAATCCTACCTACGATTCATCCTTTGctaatagatgtgtgtgtgtgtgtgtgtgtaatgtaatgtgtggtgtagagagggtgaataaccaaCGAGTGAGAAATTGTTTTGAGATTTTCctctgcaatttttttttttgctaaaagagggcggcacctccatttatttatttccagtttattattgaaatcaattgagtgtatttGTGTATAATCCttactgagtttcaatcacaaccagtgattgagttagtcacatgtaagaacccgaaccatgataataggtttaaataaataagagaggggcaaattgggaatttgacatatttcgtcgacgaaaccaaaTTTTATCGACGAAACCCgtgttcttctcatcgacgaaatttagagactcatcgacgaggagaagccgaggagttccGGAAAAATCAGAGAtgccaaattcgtcgacgaggccatcgattcgtcgacgaagtcagtgaaagattcatcgacaagaacaccatttcgtcgacgaaattgcctagggtcaaaggcctataaatagaaattcctttacttcctcactaagaaaacttagattttatctctctccctctctaaacCTCTCactactctctctttctctagatttctttgtcgatcGTTGATGCAATcaaaaatctgaagttaccacgaggatcgtggaaggattctctacaatttctacgaatcggaatctcgtttcggagattttcgagttttggcaaaaaatcgaggtaaggctcggttttcatttctgatccggtagttttgtaggaaactattttgtgagtatattatgtattgtgatatgtaggttttggaacttggttcgctgtttaggggccttggagttcgggatttgttattcggggaaaaggtaaagggaactatgtttatattggttatttttgaaatcggactctgtagaactgtggttcacggtcttatgtgtgttttggctactcatttggggggatataagggggaaaactatgggtttttcattattacagttttgggaaaaagggggcaatgggctgtatccctagttttgttgaaaaccgtgggtatatgatgatttatactatgatattgggatggtcatgccttaaCTTGCTTTAACTATATGTGTTAGGAAGACcatgttttagattaccaaatgggtgtggtttgtttggttatatgagcatgcatatgttgtatctttgTGAAATAGGAACAGAGTTCCGAATTGTCCCAGGTTTGAAAATCTGGTTTTTGCCGAAGAGTGCACAATACCACTAGAATGGCCGGCTATTGAGCTGAAGGGTGTGCCAACACCAGATttgcaccggttcaacgctgatgttatgccaggttaccgggggcaccgaaGTTAGCCTAAGGGTGTGAAATACTACCAAATCACCGGTTtttatcgaagggtgtgaaataccatcAAACAGTCCGACTTTGAGCTGAatggtgtgaaataccaccaaatcACTGGTtttcaccgaagggtgtgaaatactacCAGACAGTTCGGCTTCGatccaaagggtgtgacgacaccaaattgtattgtttggtttgtgaaaatactggaactgttttgattgttttgactattgatctatgcatgttagtgtatcatgataacacttaaatgtcacacaccgatataacatgtgttcttccttactgagaggtgtctca
This window contains:
- the LOC131161004 gene encoding transcription factor MYB75-like, whose product is MGSLGVRKGAWTAEEDLLLRRCVEAYGEGHWHLVPRRAGLNRCRKSCRLRWLNYLRPNINKGKFALDEVDLIIRLHKLLGNRWSLIAQRLPGRTANDVKNYWNTRLHNKRVPSLPCQQAKVEAAAQQTTEAINVIKPRPWSFTKDLSKLRPRVADDPIPPLMKDHCINMKLLPASPVPELNNQTECWETLLFPQEADEASAVPELDCSLTTGFAEEIGASLWVDDNTIAPQGKGWSNTAASVEEEQTVGWNEYDLQNLLST